One genomic segment of Tursiops truncatus isolate mTurTru1 chromosome 4, mTurTru1.mat.Y, whole genome shotgun sequence includes these proteins:
- the ICOSLG gene encoding ICOS ligand isoform X5, with amino-acid sequence MRPRSPGLLLLLLCGLRAEIQEEAIRAMVGSDVWLSCTYPEGNTFDLNDLYVYWQISVPGKQNTNSVVTYYLSGNSSAGHVNNHYKDRARLSLDGMKQGDFSLHLHNVTPQDEQKFNCLVFRKSLELEKILEVTVTLNVAANYSMPVVSGPSQDEELVFTCTSTNGYPWPKVYWINKTDNSLLDDALQNSTVSLNARGLYNVVSVLRIGRSPPVDVGCCIENVLLHQNLTSSQTEMFMGTKDSITEDPVDDTQDAVNPPVLSVLAVLVVAVAVAVATGWLCRRRCPDRSYAGAQAARPELELTEHV; translated from the exons ATGCGGCCGAGGAG CCCTggactactgctgctgctactctGTGGCCTGCGAGCTG AGATTCAAGAAGAAGCAATCAGAGCGATGGTGGGCAGTGATGTCTGGCTCAGCTGCACTTACCCCGAAGGAAACACCTTCGATTTAAATGACCTTTATGTTTACTGGCAAATCAGTGTGCCAGGCAAACAGAACACCAACTCTGTGGTGACTTACTACCTCTCGGGAAACAGCTCTGCCGGCCACGTTAACAACCACTACAAAGACCGGGCCCGGCTGTCCCTGGACGGCATGAAGCAGGGCGACTTCTCTCTGCACCTGCACAATGTCACTCCCCAGGACGAGCAGAAGTTCAACTGCCTGGTGTTTCGGAAATCCTTAGAATTAGAAAAGATTTTGGAAGTCACGGTCACACTAAACGTGGCAG CAAACTACAGCATGCCGGTGGTCAGCGGCCCATCCCAGGACGAGGAGCTGGTCTTCACGTGCACGTCCACGAATGGCTACCCGTGGCCCAAAGTGTACTGGATCAACAAGACGGACAACAGCCTGCTGGACGACGCCCTGCAGAACAGCACCGTGTCCCTAAACGCGCGGGGCCTGTACAACGTGGTCAGCGTCCTGCGGATCGGGCGGAGCCCCCCCGTCGACGTGGGCTGCTGCATTGAGAACGTGCTtcttcaccagaacctgaccagcAGCCAGACGG AAATGTTCATGGGAACCAAGGACAGCATCACAGAGGACCCAGTGGACGACACCCAAGATGCGGTGAACCCGCCGGTTCTCAGCGTCCTTGCTGTGCTAGTCGTGGCCGTGGCCGTGGCCGTGGCCACGGGCTGGCTGTGCAGGCGGAGATGTCCCGACAGAAGCTACGCAG GCGCCCAGGCTGCGAGGCCGGAGCTGGAGCTCACGG aGCACGTGTGA
- the ICOSLG gene encoding ICOS ligand isoform X6 — protein sequence MRPRSPGLLLLLLCGLRAEIQEEAIRAMVGSDVWLSCTYPEGNTFDLNDLYVYWQISVPGKQNTNSVVTYYLSGNSSAGHVNNHYKDRARLSLDGMKQGDFSLHLHNVTPQDEQKFNCLVFRKSLELEKILEVTVTLNVAANYSMPVVSGPSQDEELVFTCTSTNGYPWPKVYWINKTDNSLLDDALQNSTVSLNARGLYNVVSVLRIGRSPPVDVGCCIENVLLHQNLTSSQTEMFMGTKDSITEDPVDDTQDAVNPPVLSVLAVLVVAVAVAVATGWLCRRRCPDRSYAEHV from the exons ATGCGGCCGAGGAG CCCTggactactgctgctgctactctGTGGCCTGCGAGCTG AGATTCAAGAAGAAGCAATCAGAGCGATGGTGGGCAGTGATGTCTGGCTCAGCTGCACTTACCCCGAAGGAAACACCTTCGATTTAAATGACCTTTATGTTTACTGGCAAATCAGTGTGCCAGGCAAACAGAACACCAACTCTGTGGTGACTTACTACCTCTCGGGAAACAGCTCTGCCGGCCACGTTAACAACCACTACAAAGACCGGGCCCGGCTGTCCCTGGACGGCATGAAGCAGGGCGACTTCTCTCTGCACCTGCACAATGTCACTCCCCAGGACGAGCAGAAGTTCAACTGCCTGGTGTTTCGGAAATCCTTAGAATTAGAAAAGATTTTGGAAGTCACGGTCACACTAAACGTGGCAG CAAACTACAGCATGCCGGTGGTCAGCGGCCCATCCCAGGACGAGGAGCTGGTCTTCACGTGCACGTCCACGAATGGCTACCCGTGGCCCAAAGTGTACTGGATCAACAAGACGGACAACAGCCTGCTGGACGACGCCCTGCAGAACAGCACCGTGTCCCTAAACGCGCGGGGCCTGTACAACGTGGTCAGCGTCCTGCGGATCGGGCGGAGCCCCCCCGTCGACGTGGGCTGCTGCATTGAGAACGTGCTtcttcaccagaacctgaccagcAGCCAGACGG AAATGTTCATGGGAACCAAGGACAGCATCACAGAGGACCCAGTGGACGACACCCAAGATGCGGTGAACCCGCCGGTTCTCAGCGTCCTTGCTGTGCTAGTCGTGGCCGTGGCCGTGGCCGTGGCCACGGGCTGGCTGTGCAGGCGGAGATGTCCCGACAGAAGCTACGCAG aGCACGTGTGA
- the ICOSLG gene encoding ICOS ligand isoform X3, giving the protein MRPRSPGLLLLLLCGLRAEIQEEAIRAMVGSDVWLSCTYPEGNTFDLNDLYVYWQISVPGKQNTNSVVTYYLSGNSSAGHVNNHYKDRARLSLDGMKQGDFSLHLHNVTPQDEQKFNCLVFRKSLELEKILEVTVTLNVAANYSMPVVSGPSQDEELVFTCTSTNGYPWPKVYWINKTDNSLLDDALQNSTVSLNARGLYNVVSVLRIGRSPPVDVGCCIENVLLHQNLTSSQTEMFMGTKDSITEDPVDDTQDAVNPPVLSVLAVLVVAVAVAVATGWLCRRRCPDRSYAGAQAARPELELTGDSGARGCLGLQQIPSRGCLQTMRDTAC; this is encoded by the exons ATGCGGCCGAGGAG CCCTggactactgctgctgctactctGTGGCCTGCGAGCTG AGATTCAAGAAGAAGCAATCAGAGCGATGGTGGGCAGTGATGTCTGGCTCAGCTGCACTTACCCCGAAGGAAACACCTTCGATTTAAATGACCTTTATGTTTACTGGCAAATCAGTGTGCCAGGCAAACAGAACACCAACTCTGTGGTGACTTACTACCTCTCGGGAAACAGCTCTGCCGGCCACGTTAACAACCACTACAAAGACCGGGCCCGGCTGTCCCTGGACGGCATGAAGCAGGGCGACTTCTCTCTGCACCTGCACAATGTCACTCCCCAGGACGAGCAGAAGTTCAACTGCCTGGTGTTTCGGAAATCCTTAGAATTAGAAAAGATTTTGGAAGTCACGGTCACACTAAACGTGGCAG CAAACTACAGCATGCCGGTGGTCAGCGGCCCATCCCAGGACGAGGAGCTGGTCTTCACGTGCACGTCCACGAATGGCTACCCGTGGCCCAAAGTGTACTGGATCAACAAGACGGACAACAGCCTGCTGGACGACGCCCTGCAGAACAGCACCGTGTCCCTAAACGCGCGGGGCCTGTACAACGTGGTCAGCGTCCTGCGGATCGGGCGGAGCCCCCCCGTCGACGTGGGCTGCTGCATTGAGAACGTGCTtcttcaccagaacctgaccagcAGCCAGACGG AAATGTTCATGGGAACCAAGGACAGCATCACAGAGGACCCAGTGGACGACACCCAAGATGCGGTGAACCCGCCGGTTCTCAGCGTCCTTGCTGTGCTAGTCGTGGCCGTGGCCGTGGCCGTGGCCACGGGCTGGCTGTGCAGGCGGAGATGTCCCGACAGAAGCTACGCAG GCGCCCAGGCTGCGAGGCCGGAGCTGGAGCTCACGG GTGATTCCGGGGCACGCGGCTGCCTGGGGCTGCAGCAGATTCCCTCCCGAGGCTGCTTACAGACCATGCGGGACACGGCTTGCTGA
- the ICOSLG gene encoding ICOS ligand isoform X1 — translation MRPRSPGLLLLLLCGLRAEIQEEAIRAMVGSDVWLSCTYPEGNTFDLNDLYVYWQISVPGKQNTNSVVTYYLSGNSSAGHVNNHYKDRARLSLDGMKQGDFSLHLHNVTPQDEQKFNCLVFRKSLELEKILEVTVTLNVAANYSMPVVSGPSQDEELVFTCTSTNGYPWPKVYWINKTDNSLLDDALQNSTVSLNARGLYNVVSVLRIGRSPPVDVGCCIENVLLHQNLTSSQTEMFMGTKDSITEDPVDDTQDAVNPPVLSVLAVLVVAVAVAVATGWLCRRRCPDRSYAGAQAARPELELTARVLLDDQEIGVSSFRDGEIPSEGLSPWPSLACKPVLSLTLCWDFPNVQPRVHVSREPGTTAPLPLPSCPARPPVLPRLSPTPRGRGLSSGSRPFVRHLTVPEQRSE, via the exons ATGCGGCCGAGGAG CCCTggactactgctgctgctactctGTGGCCTGCGAGCTG AGATTCAAGAAGAAGCAATCAGAGCGATGGTGGGCAGTGATGTCTGGCTCAGCTGCACTTACCCCGAAGGAAACACCTTCGATTTAAATGACCTTTATGTTTACTGGCAAATCAGTGTGCCAGGCAAACAGAACACCAACTCTGTGGTGACTTACTACCTCTCGGGAAACAGCTCTGCCGGCCACGTTAACAACCACTACAAAGACCGGGCCCGGCTGTCCCTGGACGGCATGAAGCAGGGCGACTTCTCTCTGCACCTGCACAATGTCACTCCCCAGGACGAGCAGAAGTTCAACTGCCTGGTGTTTCGGAAATCCTTAGAATTAGAAAAGATTTTGGAAGTCACGGTCACACTAAACGTGGCAG CAAACTACAGCATGCCGGTGGTCAGCGGCCCATCCCAGGACGAGGAGCTGGTCTTCACGTGCACGTCCACGAATGGCTACCCGTGGCCCAAAGTGTACTGGATCAACAAGACGGACAACAGCCTGCTGGACGACGCCCTGCAGAACAGCACCGTGTCCCTAAACGCGCGGGGCCTGTACAACGTGGTCAGCGTCCTGCGGATCGGGCGGAGCCCCCCCGTCGACGTGGGCTGCTGCATTGAGAACGTGCTtcttcaccagaacctgaccagcAGCCAGACGG AAATGTTCATGGGAACCAAGGACAGCATCACAGAGGACCCAGTGGACGACACCCAAGATGCGGTGAACCCGCCGGTTCTCAGCGTCCTTGCTGTGCTAGTCGTGGCCGTGGCCGTGGCCGTGGCCACGGGCTGGCTGTGCAGGCGGAGATGTCCCGACAGAAGCTACGCAG GCGCCCAGGCTGCGAGGCCGGAGCTGGAGCTCACGG CACGGGTGCTACTCGATGACCAGGAAATAGGCGTTTCCAGTTTCAGAGACGGTGAAATCCCAAGCGAAGGCCTGTCCCCCTGGCCTTCCTTGGCGTGTAAGCCCGTCCTCTCGCTGACACTGTGCTGGGATTTTCCAAACGTACAGCCACGCGTGCATGTCAGCAGAGAGCCTGGGACCACAGCCCCgctgcccctccccagctgcCCGGCTCGTCCTCCTGTTCTCCCTCGTCTCAGCCCCACCCCTCGGGGGCGGGGCCTCTCCAGCGGGTCCAGACCCTTTGTTCGGCACCTCACGGTCCCAGAGCAAAGGTCAGAGTGA
- the ICOSLG gene encoding ICOS ligand isoform X2 has protein sequence MRPRSPGLLLLLLCGLRAEIQEEAIRAMVGSDVWLSCTYPEGNTFDLNDLYVYWQISVPGKQNTNSVVTYYLSGNSSAGHVNNHYKDRARLSLDGMKQGDFSLHLHNVTPQDEQKFNCLVFRKSLELEKILEVTVTLNVAANYSMPVVSGPSQDEELVFTCTSTNGYPWPKVYWINKTDNSLLDDALQNSTVSLNARGLYNVVSVLRIGRSPPVDVGCCIENVLLHQNLTSSQTEMFMGTKDSITEDPVDDTQDAVNPPVLSVLAVLVVAVAVAVATGWLCRRRCPDRSYAGAQAARPELELTGQFARREGDPWRKRGSTGSGELGAPLSLCPPFSTGATR, from the exons ATGCGGCCGAGGAG CCCTggactactgctgctgctactctGTGGCCTGCGAGCTG AGATTCAAGAAGAAGCAATCAGAGCGATGGTGGGCAGTGATGTCTGGCTCAGCTGCACTTACCCCGAAGGAAACACCTTCGATTTAAATGACCTTTATGTTTACTGGCAAATCAGTGTGCCAGGCAAACAGAACACCAACTCTGTGGTGACTTACTACCTCTCGGGAAACAGCTCTGCCGGCCACGTTAACAACCACTACAAAGACCGGGCCCGGCTGTCCCTGGACGGCATGAAGCAGGGCGACTTCTCTCTGCACCTGCACAATGTCACTCCCCAGGACGAGCAGAAGTTCAACTGCCTGGTGTTTCGGAAATCCTTAGAATTAGAAAAGATTTTGGAAGTCACGGTCACACTAAACGTGGCAG CAAACTACAGCATGCCGGTGGTCAGCGGCCCATCCCAGGACGAGGAGCTGGTCTTCACGTGCACGTCCACGAATGGCTACCCGTGGCCCAAAGTGTACTGGATCAACAAGACGGACAACAGCCTGCTGGACGACGCCCTGCAGAACAGCACCGTGTCCCTAAACGCGCGGGGCCTGTACAACGTGGTCAGCGTCCTGCGGATCGGGCGGAGCCCCCCCGTCGACGTGGGCTGCTGCATTGAGAACGTGCTtcttcaccagaacctgaccagcAGCCAGACGG AAATGTTCATGGGAACCAAGGACAGCATCACAGAGGACCCAGTGGACGACACCCAAGATGCGGTGAACCCGCCGGTTCTCAGCGTCCTTGCTGTGCTAGTCGTGGCCGTGGCCGTGGCCGTGGCCACGGGCTGGCTGTGCAGGCGGAGATGTCCCGACAGAAGCTACGCAG GCGCCCAGGCTGCGAGGCCGGAGCTGGAGCTCACGGGTCAGTTTgccaggagggaaggagaccCGTGGAGGAAGCGTGGGTCCACGGGCTCGGGCGAGCTGGGCGCTCCACTCTCTCTGTGCCCGCCTTTCAGCACGGGTGCTACTCGATGA
- the ICOSLG gene encoding ICOS ligand isoform X4 → MRPRSPGLLLLLLCGLRAEIQEEAIRAMVGSDVWLSCTYPEGNTFDLNDLYVYWQISVPGKQNTNSVVTYYLSGNSSAGHVNNHYKDRARLSLDGMKQGDFSLHLHNVTPQDEQKFNCLVFRKSLELEKILEVTVTLNVAANYSMPVVSGPSQDEELVFTCTSTNGYPWPKVYWINKTDNSLLDDALQNSTVSLNARGLYNVVSVLRIGRSPPVDVGCCIENVLLHQNLTSSQTGVRPRALEMRIKQILVHKCSQQLIHNSQKVGATQVSTDGRRDASIHTVEHYSATKRNEALTMLQCGGTVQVMLSERSQTQKAT, encoded by the exons ATGCGGCCGAGGAG CCCTggactactgctgctgctactctGTGGCCTGCGAGCTG AGATTCAAGAAGAAGCAATCAGAGCGATGGTGGGCAGTGATGTCTGGCTCAGCTGCACTTACCCCGAAGGAAACACCTTCGATTTAAATGACCTTTATGTTTACTGGCAAATCAGTGTGCCAGGCAAACAGAACACCAACTCTGTGGTGACTTACTACCTCTCGGGAAACAGCTCTGCCGGCCACGTTAACAACCACTACAAAGACCGGGCCCGGCTGTCCCTGGACGGCATGAAGCAGGGCGACTTCTCTCTGCACCTGCACAATGTCACTCCCCAGGACGAGCAGAAGTTCAACTGCCTGGTGTTTCGGAAATCCTTAGAATTAGAAAAGATTTTGGAAGTCACGGTCACACTAAACGTGGCAG CAAACTACAGCATGCCGGTGGTCAGCGGCCCATCCCAGGACGAGGAGCTGGTCTTCACGTGCACGTCCACGAATGGCTACCCGTGGCCCAAAGTGTACTGGATCAACAAGACGGACAACAGCCTGCTGGACGACGCCCTGCAGAACAGCACCGTGTCCCTAAACGCGCGGGGCCTGTACAACGTGGTCAGCGTCCTGCGGATCGGGCGGAGCCCCCCCGTCGACGTGGGCTGCTGCATTGAGAACGTGCTtcttcaccagaacctgaccagcAGCCAGACGG gtGTGCGCCCCAGAGCGCTGGAAATGAGaatcaaacaaatacttgtacataagtgttcacagcagctcattcacaatagccaaaaggtgggagcaacccaagtgtccacggATGGACGAAGGGATGCGTCCATCCACACAGTGGAGCattactcagccacgaaaaggaaTGAGGCACTGACCATGCTGCAATGTGGAGGAACCGTGCAggtgatgctcagtgagagaagccagacacagaaggccacataG
- the ICOSLG gene encoding ICOS ligand isoform X7, whose product MRPRSPGLLLLLLCGLRAEIQEEAIRAMVGSDVWLSCTYPEGNTFDLNDLYVYWQISVPGKQNTNSVVTYYLSGNSSAGHVNNHYKDRARLSLDGMKQGDFSLHLHNVTPQDEQKFNCLVFRKSLELEKILEVTVTLNVAANYSMPVVSGPSQDEELVFTCTSTNGYPWPKVYWINKTDNSLLDDALQNSTVSLNARGLYNVVSVLRIGRSPPVDVGCCIENVLLHQNLTSSQTVLGTHFTDEGLRLRKVT is encoded by the exons ATGCGGCCGAGGAG CCCTggactactgctgctgctactctGTGGCCTGCGAGCTG AGATTCAAGAAGAAGCAATCAGAGCGATGGTGGGCAGTGATGTCTGGCTCAGCTGCACTTACCCCGAAGGAAACACCTTCGATTTAAATGACCTTTATGTTTACTGGCAAATCAGTGTGCCAGGCAAACAGAACACCAACTCTGTGGTGACTTACTACCTCTCGGGAAACAGCTCTGCCGGCCACGTTAACAACCACTACAAAGACCGGGCCCGGCTGTCCCTGGACGGCATGAAGCAGGGCGACTTCTCTCTGCACCTGCACAATGTCACTCCCCAGGACGAGCAGAAGTTCAACTGCCTGGTGTTTCGGAAATCCTTAGAATTAGAAAAGATTTTGGAAGTCACGGTCACACTAAACGTGGCAG CAAACTACAGCATGCCGGTGGTCAGCGGCCCATCCCAGGACGAGGAGCTGGTCTTCACGTGCACGTCCACGAATGGCTACCCGTGGCCCAAAGTGTACTGGATCAACAAGACGGACAACAGCCTGCTGGACGACGCCCTGCAGAACAGCACCGTGTCCCTAAACGCGCGGGGCCTGTACAACGTGGTCAGCGTCCTGCGGATCGGGCGGAGCCCCCCCGTCGACGTGGGCTGCTGCATTGAGAACGTGCTtcttcaccagaacctgaccagcAGCCAGACGG TTTTGGggacccatttcacagatgagggactGAGGCTCCGAAAGGTCACGTAA